A genomic window from Camelus ferus isolate YT-003-E chromosome 9, BCGSAC_Cfer_1.0, whole genome shotgun sequence includes:
- the PINLYP gene encoding phospholipase A2 inhibitor and Ly6/PLAUR domain-containing protein: protein MRLFTKPETFLMASALLCALLGLGYPLSCEVCTGPGPTCSGSVKTCDSHQDSCVVIVAETSKKSYRSVNTHKGCIKSSACSTGFLSITVGPENYMVSNTHCCQSDGCNHDAVPAPQNNRTENGLQCPTCIAPFKETCSSTKEVLCVGQETHCVAFVGKVQAGIKFATQGCATKNTCHTKPGTLVPSASHTYVISQVNCLPGPQPSGKAK, encoded by the exons ATGAGGCTCTTCACGAAACCTGAGACCTTCCTGATGGCCTCTGCACTGCTCTGTGCTCTCCTAGGTCTGG GGTACCCACTAAGCTGTGAGGTGTGTACGGGCCCCGGACCCACCTGCAGTGGAAGTGTGAAGACTTGCGACTCCCATCAGGACTCCTGCGTGGTCATCGTGGCTGAGACAAGCAAAA agAGCTACCGGTCAGTGAACACCCACAAGGGATGCATCAAGTCTAGCGCCTGCAGCACTGGTTTCCTCTCCATCACTGTGGGCCCTGAGAACTACATGGTGTCCAACACACACTGCTGCCAGAGCGACGGCTGCAACCATGATGCGGTGCCTG ctccccagAACAATCGTACTGAGAACGGCCTCCAGTGCCCTACCTGCATCGCACCCTTCAAGGAAACATGCTCCTCGACTAAGGAAGTCCTCTGCGTTGGCCAGGAAACCCACTGCGTCGCCTTTGTTGGCAAAGTGCAGGCTG GTATCAAGTTTGCTACTCAGGGCTGTGCTACAAAGAATACCTGCCACACCAAGCCTGGGACCCTGGTGCCCTCAGCCTCCCACACCTATGTCATCAGCCAAGTCAATtgcctcccaggcccccagccttCTGGCAAGGCTAAGTGA